In Neodiprion lecontei isolate iyNeoLeco1 unplaced genomic scaffold, iyNeoLeco1.1 ptg000044l, whole genome shotgun sequence, a single window of DNA contains:
- the LOC124295636 gene encoding uncharacterized protein LOC124295636 translates to MPNYKFSVQEKVELVKFHYQGLSYRENQAHFAVTHPDRPTPSLATIRNLVLKFEQSGSVDERTRKISQPNRQLSWDTKLDICLTVEEDPFKPISRIAQDLEISNASVRRVLREAKYRSYKFQVHQELLAGDNDSRLRFSQELMERLNADEGLLSRICFSDESTVILVGKPNRQNTRAWCRNNPRLFIQAGTQYPLKLNVWLGAIGNRLIGPFFIDGNLNGEKYLWLLRERIVPALRLIEEEIGEPVWFQQDGAPPHFTRTVRDYLDQQFPGRWIGRGSPEVEWPARSPDLAPLDYGLWGHLKNVLYAQGRIEDLAALQARILDILQNLSPDIISNTTNAFYDRLGYCAAAAGGHFEHFLK, encoded by the exons atgcctAATTACAAGTTTTCTGTGCAGGAAAAGGTGGAAttagtgaaatttcattaccaGGGCCTGTCTTACCGGGAAAATCAGGCCCATTTCGCCGTCACACACCCGGATCGACCAACACCTTCGTTAGCGACCATCAGGAATCTGGTTCTAAAATTCGAACAATCCGGTAGTGTCGACGAGAGAACCAggaaaatctctcaaccaaacCGTCAGCTGAGCTGGGATACTAAGCTGGACATCTGCTTGACCGTCGAAGAGGATCCATTCAAGCCTATCAGCCGCATCGCCCAGGACTTGGAAATATCTAACGCGTCGGTCAGAAGAGTATTGCGTGAAGCTAAGTACAGATCGTACAAGTTTCAAGTCCATCAAGAACTCTTGGCTGGTGATAACGATAGTCGTCTTCGCTTCAGCCAAGAGTTGATGGAACGTCTGAACGCAGACGAGGGCTTGTTGAGTCGCATTTGCTTCTCAGATGAAAGTACGGTGATACTTGTCGGGAAACCGAACAGGCAGAACACCAGAGCCTGGTGTCGAAACAACCCTCGTCTGTTCATTCAGGCGGGCACGCAGTACCCGTTGAAGCTCAACGTCTGGCTTGGCGCGATTGGCAATCGGCTGATTGggccattttttattgatggAAACCTCAACGGCGAGAAGTATCTCTGGTTGCTGAGAGAGAGGATTGTACCGGCTCTTAGGctgattgaagaagaaatc GGCGAACCTGTTTGGTTTCAGCAGGATGGAGCCCCACCGCACTTCACACGTACGGTGCGTGATTACCTCGACCAACAATTCCCTGGACGCTGGATTGGCAGGGGGAGCCCGGAGGTCGAGTGGCCAGCCCGTTCACCTGATCTCGCTCCCTTGGACTACGGCTTGTGGGgccatttgaaaaatgttctgtATGCCCAAGGTAGGATTGAAGACCTTGCCGCACTGCAAGCTAGGATCTTGGACATCCTGCAGAACCTGTCACCGGATATTATATCCAATACGACAAATGCCTTCTACGACCGGCTCGGTTACTGCGCTGCAGCTGCTGGAGGGCATTTCgagcactttttgaaag